The following proteins come from a genomic window of Patescibacteria group bacterium:
- a CDS encoding single-stranded DNA-binding protein: MNLNKAMIIGNLTRDPEVRTTPSGVSVASFGVATNFVWKDANGQKQEKAEFHNIVAWRKLADIIGQYLKKGSKVYIEGRMQTRDWTGQDGIKRYRTEIIADNMIMLDSKGAGSGSSFQASSAHSDLPTIEEPAPAPKIESESDSDEIKLEDIPF, encoded by the coding sequence ATGAACCTAAACAAAGCCATGATCATTGGCAATTTAACCAGAGATCCGGAAGTCAGAACAACTCCCAGCGGAGTTTCAGTCGCCAGCTTTGGCGTGGCCACAAATTTTGTCTGGAAAGACGCTAATGGCCAGAAACAAGAAAAAGCAGAATTCCATAACATTGTTGCCTGGCGAAAATTAGCTGATATTATCGGCCAGTATTTAAAAAAGGGGAGCAAGGTCTATATTGAGGGCAGAATGCAGACACGCGACTGGACCGGCCAGGATGGAATAAAAAGATACAGGACTGAAATTATTGCTGATAATATGATTATGTTGGACAGCAAAGGCGCTGGCTCTGGCTCTAGCTTCCAGGCATCCAGCGCGCATTCTGATTTACCAACCATTGAAGAACCGGCTCCGGCCCCAAAAATTGAATCAGAATCTGACAGCGATGAAATTAAGCTGGAAGATATTCCTTTTTAA
- the rpsR gene encoding 30S ribosomal protein S18, with product MPKETNPLEKPRYCYFCVNSIRDIDYKDGQLLRRFISSYSKIVPRRRSGVCTKHQRKLSNAIKRARYMAILPYLPK from the coding sequence ATGCCTAAAGAAACCAACCCCTTAGAAAAACCAAGATATTGCTATTTTTGTGTTAATAGCATTAGAGATATTGACTATAAAGATGGACAGCTTTTACGTCGTTTTATTTCTTCATATTCCAAAATTGTTCCACGCAGAAGAAGCGGCGTCTGCACCAAACATCAACGCAAATTATCAAATGCCATCAAACGAGCCAGATATATGGCGATTCTTCCTTATCTTCCAAAATAA
- the efp gene encoding elongation factor P: MATISTLNDIKKGLNIIYNGDPYIVMEAKFVRMQQRKPVMQTKLKNLITGKILEYSFKPGERVEEADMEKGKANYLYKDDTAAYFMDNKSFEQFSIPLDQIGNKIKFLKDGTDCEVSYFDSKPINVNVPIKMTLKVTSSPPGVKGDSSSNVSKQITLETGAVINAPLFVKEGEMILVNTDTEEYVGRA, encoded by the coding sequence ATGGCAACAATTTCTACCTTAAACGACATTAAAAAGGGACTCAATATTATCTATAATGGCGATCCTTACATTGTAATGGAGGCCAAATTTGTGCGCATGCAGCAAAGAAAACCTGTAATGCAAACAAAGCTTAAAAATTTAATTACTGGCAAAATTTTAGAATACTCATTTAAGCCAGGTGAAAGAGTTGAGGAGGCTGATATGGAAAAAGGCAAAGCTAATTATCTTTATAAAGACGATACAGCTGCTTATTTTATGGATAATAAATCCTTTGAACAATTTTCCATTCCGCTTGACCAAATCGGCAACAAGATCAAATTTTTAAAAGACGGGACTGATTGCGAAGTCTCATATTTTGACAGTAAACCAATTAATGTAAACGTGCCAATTAAAATGACTTTAAAAGTGACTTCCTCTCCTCCAGGCGTTAAAGGCGACAGCTCCTCAAATGTTTCCAAGCAAATCACTCTGGAAACCGGCGCTGTTATTAATGCCCCATTATTTGTCAAAGAAGGGGAAATGATTTTGGTAAATACTGATACCGAAGAATACGTCGGCCGAGCGTAA
- the recA gene encoding recombinase RecA produces the protein MVKQQDQGESQEKQKAADIAIAQIKERFGEGAIMKFGEAKTMQVEAITTGCLSLDIALGVGGVPRGRIIEIFGPEASGKTTLAQHIVSEVQKAGGIAAFVDAEHALDPDYARKIGVNVDSLLISQPDTGEQALDIVETLVRSNAVDVIVVDSVAALTPKAEIEGEMGDHHMALQARLMSQALRKLAGIISKSRTILIFINQTRQKIGVFFGNPETTTGGMALKFYASIRIEVRRAAQIKQGDKFIGNRVKAKIVKNKVAAPFRSCEFDIMYNEGISVSGDTLDLGVEKGVVKKSGNSYVYEDKKDGDIKLGVGRENAKEFLKDNPKILKAIKKEIWDKVEEGEALEE, from the coding sequence ATGGTAAAACAACAAGACCAGGGGGAAAGTCAAGAAAAACAAAAAGCAGCAGACATTGCCATCGCTCAGATAAAAGAAAGGTTTGGCGAAGGTGCGATCATGAAATTTGGCGAAGCCAAAACAATGCAAGTAGAGGCAATTACAACCGGCTGTTTGTCTTTAGATATTGCCCTGGGCGTTGGCGGAGTGCCGCGCGGCAGGATAATTGAGATTTTCGGGCCAGAAGCTTCGGGCAAAACAACATTGGCTCAGCACATTGTATCCGAAGTGCAAAAAGCCGGAGGAATCGCGGCTTTTGTTGATGCTGAGCATGCCTTAGATCCTGATTATGCGCGAAAAATCGGGGTTAATGTTGATAGTCTTTTAATTTCCCAGCCAGATACTGGGGAACAGGCTCTTGATATTGTGGAAACATTGGTGCGTTCTAATGCTGTTGATGTGATTGTGGTTGATTCTGTGGCAGCGTTAACACCAAAAGCAGAAATTGAAGGTGAAATGGGAGACCATCACATGGCTTTGCAGGCGCGTTTGATGAGCCAAGCTTTGAGAAAGTTAGCTGGTATAATTTCTAAATCTAGAACAATTTTAATTTTTATAAACCAGACTCGTCAAAAAATTGGCGTCTTTTTTGGCAATCCAGAAACAACAACAGGCGGTATGGCCTTAAAATTTTATGCTTCCATTAGAATTGAAGTGCGCCGCGCCGCTCAGATTAAGCAGGGTGATAAATTTATTGGCAACCGGGTTAAAGCCAAAATTGTGAAAAATAAAGTGGCGGCTCCGTTTCGTTCTTGCGAATTTGATATTATGTACAACGAAGGTATTTCAGTCAGTGGTGATACCTTGGATCTTGGCGTGGAAAAGGGTGTAGTTAAAAAATCCGGCAATTCTTATGTTTATGAAGACAAAAAAGACGGCGATATCAAATTAGGCGTAGGTCGGGAAAATGCTAAGGAATTTTTAAAAGATAACCCCAAAATTTTAAAAGCTATAAAAAAAGAGATTTGGGATAAGGTGGAAGAAGGTGAAGCTTTGGAAGAATAA
- a CDS encoding helix-turn-helix domain-containing protein: MKEETLGRVFKRYREAENIKIEQIEKATKISRRMILAIEEDNYKNLPDDLYTRNIIKTYAKYLALDFNKLLNLYEAGRKIFSGQKIEQQKIEKMKIYLTPQRARNIVIVLIILALVGYLALQVKQIYQPPQLEIFQPTKNLITSQKFIEVTGKTEKEARVYINEKEVFLDSQGGFKATLDLQKGLNVIKISAVKKQGKANTVYRQILVQ; the protein is encoded by the coding sequence ATGAAAGAGGAAACATTGGGTCGGGTTTTTAAAAGATATAGAGAAGCTGAAAATATTAAAATTGAACAGATAGAGAAGGCAACAAAAATAAGCAGGCGCATGATTTTAGCGATTGAAGAAGATAATTATAAAAATTTGCCGGATGATTTGTATACGAGAAATATTATCAAAACTTATGCCAAATATTTAGCCTTGGATTTTAACAAATTATTAAATTTGTACGAGGCAGGCAGAAAAATTTTTTCAGGCCAAAAAATTGAACAGCAAAAAATTGAAAAAATGAAGATTTATTTAACACCCCAGAGAGCTAGAAATATTGTAATTGTCTTAATTATTTTAGCTCTAGTCGGTTATTTAGCCTTGCAGGTAAAACAAATTTACCAACCGCCGCAATTGGAAATTTTTCAGCCGACAAAAAATTTAATTACTTCACAGAAATTTATTGAAGTTACAGGTAAAACAGAAAAAGAAGCGCGGGTTTATATTAATGAAAAAGAAGTATTTTTAGATTCCCAGGGAGGCTTTAAAGCAACCTTGGATTTGCAAAAAGGACTAAATGTTATTAAAATAAGTGCAGTGAAAAAGCAGGGCAAAGCTAATACGGTTTATAGGCAGATACTGGTGCAGTGA
- a CDS encoding DNA translocase FtsK 4TM domain-containing protein, translating to MAKNKTKDSEFRRFKKGVLKTEIHPETKRWVVIIFMFALAFISLLGLFNLAGRAGVFIDSALSLFLGWGKYIFPIVLIIWAYALLNKNYKIKPINYFGLFLFILSFTGLLHLFVPVSEAILAVDQGRGGGYIGLFLSYFALNIMGFWASLIAILAIFIISILLILNTSIEDLKESRSILGRIIVKLQIWYYNLKLRSAKNDEDVYEEDITPQAELSQAEASEHEDKEITFASKKIESKENGKNEQEEYKLDEPKTRKVFHKIDMPLDLLDGKVGKPTSGNIAQNKLIIQKTLESFGIPVEMGEVAVGPTVTQYTLKPSEGIKLSRITALNDDLALSLAAHPLRIEAPIPGKSLVGIEVPNQSVAIVRLRELLESQEFKQRKTNLTLAIGRDVSGKTWVADLGKMPHLLVAGQTGSGKSVALHSVIVSLLYQNGPDTLKLIMVDPKRVEMPAYNNIPHLLTPVITDVKKTVNALKWTIAEMDKRYMLLEKMGKRNIDDFNKISQEKLPYIIFVVDEMADLMSSMGHEVEGLIIRLAQMARAVGIHLILATQRPSVEVITGLIKANVPARIAFAVASITDSRTILDYSGAEKLIGRGDMLYTCAELSKPKRLQGAFVSEAEVTRVVEHLKQSGEKPDYDTAVIEKQSKLNGDGEIDFSDPDQGDELFDEAKEIILQAGKASTSYLQRRLKVGYARAARLMDLLEEAGIVGPGEGAKPREILVTEKEVDEPSFDSDEAEEDEEVVKKEDILEEDKDEVDDEEAAEEIDKNNEF from the coding sequence ATGGCTAAAAACAAAACAAAAGACAGTGAATTTAGAAGGTTTAAAAAAGGGGTTTTAAAGACTGAAATCCATCCTGAAACCAAAAGATGGGTGGTGATTATTTTTATGTTTGCCCTGGCCTTTATCAGCCTGCTCGGCTTATTTAATTTAGCTGGCCGGGCCGGAGTATTTATTGATTCAGCTTTATCCTTATTTTTAGGCTGGGGAAAATATATTTTTCCGATCGTTTTGATTATTTGGGCGTATGCTTTGTTAAATAAAAATTATAAGATTAAACCAATAAATTATTTCGGCTTATTTTTATTTATTTTAAGTTTTACCGGCCTCTTACATTTATTTGTTCCGGTTAGCGAAGCAATTTTAGCAGTTGATCAGGGTCGCGGCGGCGGTTATATCGGCTTATTCTTAAGTTATTTTGCTTTAAATATTATGGGATTTTGGGCCAGCTTAATTGCGATTCTGGCAATTTTTATAATTTCAATTTTATTAATTTTGAATACTTCAATTGAAGATTTAAAAGAATCACGCTCAATTTTGGGCAGGATAATTGTTAAACTGCAGATCTGGTATTATAATCTGAAACTTAGATCAGCAAAAAATGACGAAGATGTTTATGAGGAAGATATTACGCCTCAAGCAGAACTTTCTCAAGCTGAAGCTTCAGAACATGAAGACAAGGAAATAACTTTTGCCAGTAAAAAAATTGAATCTAAAGAAAATGGGAAAAATGAACAGGAGGAATATAAGCTGGATGAACCAAAAACAAGAAAGGTTTTTCATAAAATTGATATGCCCTTAGATTTATTGGATGGCAAGGTCGGCAAGCCAACTTCAGGCAATATTGCTCAAAATAAATTAATAATCCAAAAAACTTTAGAAAGTTTTGGCATTCCCGTTGAAATGGGTGAAGTTGCAGTCGGACCGACAGTAACTCAATATACCTTAAAGCCATCAGAGGGTATTAAACTTTCCCGAATAACAGCCTTAAATGATGATCTAGCTTTGTCTTTAGCTGCCCATCCTCTACGTATTGAAGCGCCTATCCCTGGTAAATCTTTGGTTGGGATTGAAGTGCCAAATCAGTCAGTGGCGATTGTGCGTTTGCGCGAGCTTTTAGAAAGCCAGGAATTTAAACAGCGCAAGACTAATTTAACCTTGGCTATTGGCCGTGATGTCTCAGGCAAAACCTGGGTGGCGGATTTAGGCAAAATGCCCCATTTATTAGTGGCTGGCCAAACAGGTTCAGGCAAATCAGTGGCTTTGCATTCTGTCATTGTCAGTTTGCTTTATCAAAATGGGCCAGATACTTTAAAACTAATCATGGTTGATCCTAAGCGCGTGGAAATGCCTGCGTACAATAATATTCCCCATCTTTTAACGCCCGTGATTACTGATGTTAAAAAAACAGTTAATGCCTTGAAATGGACAATCGCTGAAATGGATAAGCGTTACATGCTTTTAGAAAAGATGGGTAAGCGCAATATTGATGATTTTAATAAAATTTCACAAGAAAAATTGCCCTATATTATTTTTGTAGTTGATGAAATGGCTGATTTAATGTCCAGCATGGGCCATGAAGTTGAGGGCTTAATTATTAGATTAGCGCAGATGGCGCGCGCTGTTGGCATTCATTTAATTTTAGCGACCCAAAGGCCGTCTGTTGAAGTTATTACTGGTTTAATCAAAGCCAATGTGCCGGCGCGTATTGCTTTTGCCGTAGCTTCTATTACAGACTCCCGCACAATCTTGGATTATTCCGGCGCTGAAAAATTAATTGGACGAGGCGATATGCTTTATACTTGCGCTGAACTTTCCAAGCCAAAACGTTTGCAAGGCGCTTTTGTTTCTGAGGCTGAAGTCACTCGAGTTGTGGAACATTTAAAACAAAGCGGAGAAAAGCCTGATTATGATACTGCGGTAATTGAAAAACAAAGCAAGCTTAATGGCGATGGTGAAATTGATTTTTCAGATCCAGACCAGGGTGATGAACTATTTGATGAAGCTAAAGAAATAATTTTGCAGGCTGGCAAGGCTTCAACTTCATACTTGCAAAGACGCTTAAAAGTCGGTTATGCGCGAGCCGCGCGTTTAATGGATTTATTGGAAGAAGCTGGAATTGTCGGCCCAGGCGAAGGCGCAAAACCAAGAGAAATTTTAGTGACTGAAAAAGAAGTTGATGAACCATCTTTTGATTCTGATGAAGCCGAAGAAGACGAAGAAGTAGTAAAAAAGGAAGATATTCTTGAAGAAGATAAAGACGAAGTTGATGATGAAGAAGCAGCAGAAGAAATTGATAAAAATAATGAATTTTAA
- a CDS encoding GIY-YIG nuclease family protein, with product MYFVYVYLSKKDLNFYTGYTSDLKKRHKEHLAGKVPSTRNRLPICLIYYECCVNKYDAIKREKFLKSGQGKRYLKKRLKNFLQNIIKK from the coding sequence ATGTATTTTGTTTATGTCTATTTAAGCAAAAAAGATTTAAATTTTTATACCGGGTATACTTCGGATTTAAAAAAGCGACACAAGGAACATTTGGCAGGAAAAGTACCTTCAACTAGAAATAGATTGCCAATTTGTTTAATTTATTATGAATGTTGTGTAAATAAATATGATGCAATAAAACGTGAGAAGTTTTTAAAAAGCGGTCAGGGGAAAAGATATCTCAAAAAAAGATTAAAGAATTTTTTGCAAAATATTATAAAAAAGTAG
- a CDS encoding integrase core domain-containing protein, whose product MNPKLPRLRMQTAKLVLKQGWSTRQAARYTGFDHSTIVRWVKKARLSNKRIIPTESSRPNHHPLAISHKIVSAILGHRDKYHRCAEVIHYQLNKDGIVVSLSSVKRTLKRYGLIYPSKWKKWHVYPPRPIAEKPGVLVEIDSMQEGLPAEHLHLYALIDTCSRWGFAKPVKIVNSWQSAKFFLEAKDKALFTFRMIQSDNGSEFAKWFNKQLLASGIEHRHSRVRRPTDNGHVERFIRTIQQECLARNPRSFKAWQKAIPEFINYYNTERPHMGINMKTPLEVVRSY is encoded by the coding sequence ATGAATCCAAAATTACCGCGTCTGCGCATGCAGACTGCGAAGCTCGTATTAAAACAAGGTTGGAGTACGCGACAAGCTGCCAGATATACAGGATTTGACCACAGCACTATTGTCCGTTGGGTTAAGAAAGCAAGGTTAAGTAACAAACGGATTATTCCCACTGAAAGTTCACGCCCTAATCATCATCCCTTAGCCATTTCACACAAAATTGTCAGTGCAATTTTAGGGCATCGGGACAAGTATCATCGGTGTGCTGAAGTTATCCATTATCAATTAAACAAAGACGGTATTGTTGTAAGTTTGTCTTCTGTTAAAAGAACGCTAAAACGTTATGGCCTAATTTACCCGAGCAAATGGAAAAAGTGGCATGTTTATCCGCCTCGTCCAATAGCTGAAAAACCTGGGGTTTTAGTTGAAATTGACTCAATGCAGGAAGGTTTGCCTGCAGAACATTTACACCTCTATGCCTTAATTGATACCTGTTCTCGCTGGGGATTTGCCAAGCCGGTAAAAATAGTTAATTCCTGGCAAAGCGCCAAGTTCTTTCTAGAGGCTAAGGATAAAGCATTATTTACTTTCCGTATGATCCAATCAGACAATGGAAGTGAATTCGCCAAGTGGTTTAACAAACAACTGTTGGCTTCGGGAATTGAACATCGCCATTCTCGGGTAAGAAGACCGACGGACAACGGGCACGTTGAAAGATTTATTCGGACCATACAGCAAGAGTGTTTAGCCCGAAATCCTAGAAGTTTTAAAGCTTGGCAAAAAGCTATTCCTGAATTTATTAATTATTACAATACCGAGCGTCCACACATGGGGATTAACATGAAAACACCCCTTGAAGTGGTGCGAAGCTATTGA
- a CDS encoding helix-turn-helix domain-containing protein — protein MEKQIEQLKMVFNLHTYEARIYLAALNFESANLSDLAKTAKLPRTAAYQPIQNLVSQGFLSIIKIGKRKYYQALSPKDLHYILDRKNITLDEIISDLSKNISAPEKKLDIRYYSGIEGVQIAADIWLENAKTKLGKTFENVETTMAQHGKAQMSAYINKRVQKNIKGRMVVAGNPDSPTMKEVLKKDAEELRKSIVVSPNIYPIKASFAVLDDMVMIYTTRENPFAVLIKNKEVAESLNSIHDMVWDRFNP, from the coding sequence ATGGAAAAACAAATTGAGCAATTAAAAATGGTCTTCAACCTTCATACTTATGAGGCCAGAATCTATTTGGCGGCTTTGAATTTTGAGTCAGCTAATTTATCTGATTTAGCCAAAACAGCCAAATTACCCCGAACAGCCGCTTACCAGCCGATTCAGAATTTAGTAAGCCAGGGATTTCTTTCAATAATAAAAATTGGCAAACGTAAATATTACCAGGCGCTTAGTCCCAAAGATTTACATTATATTTTAGACAGAAAAAATATTACTTTGGATGAAATAATTTCTGATTTATCCAAAAATATCAGCGCGCCAGAAAAAAAGCTGGATATCAGATATTATTCAGGAATTGAAGGTGTCCAAATTGCCGCTGATATTTGGTTGGAAAATGCTAAGACAAAGCTCGGAAAAACATTTGAAAACGTTGAAACTACTATGGCTCAACATGGCAAAGCGCAGATGTCAGCTTATATTAATAAACGAGTGCAAAAAAATATTAAAGGAAGAATGGTTGTTGCCGGTAATCCCGATTCCCCAACGATGAAAGAAGTATTAAAAAAAGATGCAGAAGAATTAAGAAAATCTATTGTGGTTTCACCCAATATTTATCCAATAAAAGCTTCTTTTGCAGTGCTTGATGATATGGTTATGATCTACACGACCAGAGAAAATCCTTTTGCGGTTTTGATTAAAAATAAGGAAGTTGCTGAAAGTTTAAATTCAATTCATGATATGGTTTGGGATAGATTTAATCCTTAA
- a CDS encoding radical SAM/SPASM domain-containing protein has protein sequence MKKELCHTSSKHLEVVGPFAGSFAFLDRKVMQSNNAPFGGSFSWLNRNLCAEKAKKPKTIISLAINDICNLGCPHCIVKNFATQPENELVLNQRLRERLKEMGCPGTPPDFISFAGKEPTETPEKLVWLAEAVRQFPETKTILMTHAYKLTPELQHQLTGLIDYLDPSLDGIGNVIKPAFANGKETSAWQHIKYAVKNKQFKKVGIIVTLMPDTYKRLPELLNLFAKEFGNDDNVSATIWFYIGQADDPLLLNKKQFLEAISIADNHPWPNIQIALPGHYMSYLPDLVQQFNIDQVSQKFCSQTGIESYLIKDKILILPTNLNLLRIEFDGRAYAGCGHYLNLDEAPLGNIAQDTIAELFSRLPNSN, from the coding sequence ATGAAAAAGGAACTTTGCCATACTAGTAGCAAACATTTAGAGGTAGTGGGTCCCTTTGCGGGCTCATTCGCATTTCTTGACAGGAAAGTGATGCAAAGTAATAATGCACCTTTTGGTGGCTCATTTTCCTGGCTAAACAGGAATCTTTGTGCGGAAAAAGCTAAAAAGCCCAAGACAATTATTTCTTTGGCAATCAATGACATCTGCAATCTCGGCTGTCCGCACTGTATTGTAAAAAATTTCGCAACCCAACCTGAAAATGAATTGGTTTTAAACCAACGGCTCCGTGAACGCTTGAAAGAAATGGGCTGTCCTGGCACGCCACCTGATTTCATCAGCTTTGCCGGCAAAGAGCCGACCGAGACTCCTGAAAAACTGGTTTGGCTGGCAGAAGCAGTCAGACAATTTCCAGAAACAAAAACAATCTTGATGACTCATGCCTACAAGCTGACTCCGGAACTTCAGCATCAGCTTACTGGGCTGATTGACTATCTGGATCCATCCTTGGATGGCATTGGGAATGTAATTAAACCGGCTTTTGCTAATGGCAAAGAAACTTCTGCCTGGCAACACATCAAGTACGCGGTCAAAAACAAGCAATTCAAAAAAGTCGGAATTATCGTGACGCTTATGCCCGATACTTACAAGCGATTGCCCGAGCTGCTTAATCTTTTTGCCAAAGAATTCGGCAATGATGATAATGTCTCGGCCACAATCTGGTTTTACATTGGGCAAGCAGATGATCCTTTACTTCTCAACAAAAAGCAATTCCTGGAAGCAATTTCAATCGCGGACAATCATCCATGGCCCAATATCCAAATTGCTCTGCCTGGCCATTATATGTCTTACCTGCCTGACCTTGTCCAACAATTCAATATTGATCAGGTAAGCCAAAAATTTTGTTCTCAAACGGGTATTGAATCTTACCTGATTAAAGACAAAATCTTAATTCTACCCACAAATCTCAATCTTTTAAGGATTGAATTTGATGGTAGGGCATACGCAGGTTGTGGACATTATCTCAACTTAGACGAAGCTCCACTGGGAAATATTGCCCAGGATACAATCGCAGAATTGTTTTCTCGCCTACCTAATTCAAACTAA
- a CDS encoding transposase yields MRKIIFNNNEYYHIYNRGVDKRDVFLDEGDYLRFLKSMTEFNTNKVDGGFYRKFLRERAINEIVKVGDQGDQGSASNLEAEPLSDPLVEFICYCLNPNHYHFIVRQLAENGIIKFMQRLGTSYTMYFNTKNNRNGVLFQGKFKATQITSFDHLLWLSVYVKHQCPDSRNNR; encoded by the coding sequence ATGCGAAAAATAATTTTCAATAATAACGAATATTACCATATCTATAATCGCGGTGTTGATAAACGCGATGTTTTTTTAGACGAAGGCGATTATTTAAGATTCTTAAAAAGCATGACAGAATTCAATACTAACAAAGTTGATGGTGGGTTTTATCGGAAGTTTTTGAGGGAAAGAGCGATAAATGAAATAGTTAAGGTAGGCGACCAAGGCGATCAAGGTTCGGCCTCCAATTTGGAGGCCGAACCTTTGAGCGACCCCCTGGTAGAATTTATCTGTTACTGTTTAAATCCCAATCATTATCATTTTATAGTAAGGCAATTAGCAGAAAACGGTATTATAAAATTCATGCAGCGTTTAGGGACATCTTATACTATGTATTTCAATACTAAAAATAATCGAAACGGAGTGTTATTCCAAGGTAAATTTAAAGCGACTCAAATAACTTCTTTTGACCATTTGCTTTGGCTTTCCGTCTATGTAAAACACCAATGCCCAGATTCACGGAATAACCGATAA
- the trmD gene encoding tRNA (guanosine(37)-N1)-methyltransferase TrmD gives MTFNIITIFPQIFDSYFNTAMVKRAQMKKIIYIKITDLRQYAGNKYKSVDDTPYGGGAGMLLKIEPIYKALKSIKKKKKVRVILFSARGKTLTQKELRRLKKYDQLIMICGRYEGVDNRVAEHLADEEISIGNYVLTGGEIPAMVLVDGITRLLPGVLGNLESPKDESFSKETPMGQAELEYPQYTKPEKFKSWKVPGVLLSGNHGKIKEWRERQKKSHF, from the coding sequence ATGACTTTCAACATCATCACCATCTTCCCCCAAATTTTTGACAGCTATTTCAACACAGCCATGGTTAAGCGCGCGCAAATGAAAAAAATAATTTATATTAAAATCACTGACTTACGCCAGTATGCGGGCAATAAATACAAATCAGTTGATGACACGCCCTATGGCGGAGGCGCGGGCATGCTTTTAAAAATTGAACCGATTTATAAGGCGCTCAAGTCAATAAAGAAGAAAAAGAAAGTTCGGGTAATTTTGTTTTCTGCTCGGGGCAAAACTTTAACCCAAAAGGAATTGAGACGTTTGAAAAAATATGACCAGTTAATAATGATTTGCGGCCGTTACGAAGGAGTTGATAATCGCGTGGCTGAACATTTGGCTGATGAAGAAATTTCTATTGGCAATTATGTCTTAACCGGCGGTGAAATTCCAGCCATGGTTTTGGTTGATGGGATTACCAGATTATTGCCTGGTGTTTTAGGTAATCTAGAATCGCCAAAAGATGAATCATTTTCCAAAGAAACCCCAATGGGGCAAGCCGAATTAGAATATCCGCAATATACTAAGCCGGAAAAGTTTAAGAGCTGGAAAGTTCCAGGGGTTTTACTTTCGGGGAATCACGGCAAGATTAAGGAGTGGAGAGAAAGACAGAAGAAAAGTCATTTTTAG
- a CDS encoding four helix bundle protein, with the protein MGNEYLKLEDLEVYQLARELSRIGWANFEQLNSENRYIFGRQYITALDSIAANVAEGYGRFHYLDKAKFYYNARASLFEARHWNDLLLERKVIEKSNHQDFLEKLNLLNAKLNNLIKQTKDKK; encoded by the coding sequence ATGGGAAATGAATATTTAAAGTTAGAAGATTTAGAAGTTTATCAATTGGCCAGAGAATTATCTAGAATTGGTTGGGCTAATTTTGAGCAATTAAATTCAGAGAATCGTTATATATTTGGTCGTCAATATATAACAGCTTTAGATTCAATCGCTGCTAATGTGGCAGAAGGCTATGGCCGATTTCATTATTTAGATAAAGCTAAATTTTATTATAATGCAAGAGCATCTTTATTTGAGGCAAGGCACTGGAATGATTTGTTACTGGAGCGTAAAGTTATCGAAAAATCTAATCACCAAGATTTTTTAGAAAAATTAAATTTATTGAATGCTAAGTTAAATAATTTAATCAAACAGACAAAGGATAAAAAATGA
- a CDS encoding KH domain-containing protein produces MAEKFADKEFVEFIVKSIVGNPDDVKVERTVDEMGVLLTLHINQSDMGYVIGKQGNTARSIRTLLKIVGAKNNARVNLKIFEPEGSRPPRRTQEVDTDVVDDLKI; encoded by the coding sequence ATGGCTGAGAAATTTGCAGACAAGGAATTCGTTGAATTCATTGTTAAATCCATCGTGGGCAACCCTGACGATGTGAAAGTGGAGAGAACTGTTGATGAAATGGGCGTTTTACTGACCCTGCACATCAATCAAAGCGACATGGGTTATGTCATTGGCAAGCAGGGTAATACTGCCCGCTCAATCCGCACCCTTTTAAAAATTGTTGGTGCCAAAAACAATGCTCGTGTCAATTTGAAAATTTTTGAACCAGAGGGTTCAAGACCTCCAAGACGCACTCAGGAAGTTGACACTGATGTTGTTGATGATCTGAAAATATAA